Proteins encoded by one window of Lutibacter sp. A64:
- a CDS encoding glycogen/starch synthase: MKDKRVLVVSSEVVPYLPENELSTTSFEVAKMIHGQGGQTRIFMPRYGLINERRHQLHEVIRLSGMNLVINDMDMPLIIKVASIPKERMQVYFIDNDEYFKRKALFTDEDNALFKDNDERAIFFAKGVVETVKKLNWAPDIIHVHGWMASLLPLYIKEYYKNDPLFTDSKIVTSIYNNGFEGSLEANFSDKIKFDEIDSSKFKTIANPNYTNILINAIENSDAVIQSSEVLPDDLLEYLKTSDKPILDYFPPEEFENKYTEFYINNVL, encoded by the coding sequence ATGAAAGATAAGAGAGTATTAGTTGTATCATCTGAAGTTGTACCTTATTTACCAGAAAATGAACTATCTACAACTTCTTTCGAAGTTGCAAAAATGATCCATGGACAAGGAGGTCAAACACGTATTTTTATGCCTCGCTATGGATTAATTAATGAAAGAAGACATCAATTACACGAAGTTATTCGCTTATCTGGGATGAATTTAGTAATTAATGACATGGATATGCCACTAATTATTAAAGTTGCTTCTATTCCTAAAGAAAGAATGCAAGTTTACTTTATAGATAACGACGAATACTTTAAACGTAAAGCATTATTTACCGATGAAGATAACGCATTATTTAAAGATAATGATGAACGTGCCATATTTTTTGCAAAAGGTGTTGTTGAAACAGTAAAAAAATTAAATTGGGCTCCAGATATTATCCATGTACATGGCTGGATGGCTTCACTTTTACCTTTGTACATTAAAGAATATTACAAAAATGATCCTTTATTTACAGATAGTAAAATTGTAACTTCTATTTACAATAATGGTTTTGAAGGTTCTTTAGAAGCAAACTTTAGTGATAAAATTAAATTTGACGAGATAGATTCTTCTAAATTTAAAACTATAGCTAATCCAAATTATACAAACATTTTAATAAATGCTATTGAAAACTCCGATGCCGTTATACAAAGTAGCGAAGTACTTCCAGATGATTTATTAGAATATTTAAAAACAAGTGACAAACCTATATTAGATTACTTCCCTCCAGAAGAATTTGAAAATAAATATACAGAATTTTACATTAACAACGTTCTATAG
- a CDS encoding DUF4270 domain-containing protein yields the protein MTTKVVSTFKYLGIFSLVFFSLISCEKEIESIGVNLIDSDIFDTNKLTSEVITTNENIDRVPSNYLSQYLLGVYADEEFGKIKASVVTQLTLPTYGDSYATGYGDDVAIDSVLINIPYQSTRIDDSSDGKPQFTLDSIFGNEDVSFQLDVFELKTFLNTLDPTEPSKQAIYYSDKEFQKGDIPLFSGEFKVNANDTVTYIKRYLNDGVTVYDIDTIKNDDLSPSINLPLNETQIQQLFIENASSSEFSDSDSFNHYFRGLYIEASEFMNEKAHLLSLDISDAKMVIYYSKTQDETDEQDLNDNGTKGEDGVRTKHTYNFTFGTLKSNILDRDYTTSKLAGDDRIYVQGAAGSLATVDLFTNEDLTELRANNWLITDATLTLYVDQNASSDIAPEQLLIYNYDENTHIIDMITEGAAAVGGYLERDDDELPYKYEFKVTDYISELLKSDDEAVDLAKLGIKVYNSTDALTSITDLTIKNYSWTPKGVVLYNHNESAGEKRAKLEITYTELK from the coding sequence ATGACAACAAAAGTTGTAAGTACATTTAAATACTTAGGAATATTTTCTTTGGTATTTTTTTCACTAATTTCATGTGAAAAAGAAATTGAAAGTATAGGAGTAAATCTTATTGATAGCGATATTTTTGATACAAATAAATTAACCTCAGAAGTTATAACTACAAATGAAAATATAGATCGTGTACCTTCAAATTACCTATCTCAATACCTATTAGGAGTTTATGCTGATGAAGAATTTGGTAAAATAAAAGCTTCAGTTGTTACCCAACTAACATTACCAACCTATGGAGATAGTTATGCAACTGGTTATGGAGATGATGTAGCAATAGATTCTGTGCTTATTAATATTCCTTACCAATCTACAAGAATAGATGATTCTTCTGATGGAAAACCACAATTTACATTAGATTCTATATTTGGTAATGAAGATGTTTCATTTCAATTAGATGTATTTGAATTAAAAACATTTTTAAATACCCTGGATCCAACTGAGCCTTCTAAACAAGCTATTTATTATTCCGACAAAGAATTTCAAAAAGGAGATATTCCTTTATTTTCAGGAGAATTTAAAGTAAATGCAAACGATACAGTTACCTATATTAAAAGATATTTAAATGATGGTGTAACCGTTTATGATATTGATACTATTAAAAATGACGATTTAAGTCCTTCAATTAATTTGCCGTTAAACGAAACGCAAATTCAGCAACTTTTTATTGAAAACGCTTCAAGCTCAGAATTTTCAGATAGTGATTCTTTTAACCATTACTTTAGAGGTTTATATATTGAAGCTTCAGAATTTATGAACGAAAAAGCACATCTTTTATCGTTAGATATATCTGATGCAAAAATGGTAATTTATTATTCTAAAACTCAAGATGAAACAGACGAGCAAGATTTAAACGATAATGGTACAAAAGGTGAAGATGGTGTAAGAACAAAACATACATATAACTTTACTTTTGGAACTCTTAAATCAAATATTTTAGATAGAGATTATACAACTTCTAAATTAGCTGGAGACGATAGAATATATGTACAAGGAGCTGCAGGTTCGTTAGCAACAGTAGATTTGTTTACCAATGAAGATTTAACTGAATTAAGAGCCAATAATTGGTTAATTACAGATGCAACTTTAACTTTATATGTAGATCAAAATGCATCTTCAGATATAGCTCCAGAGCAACTTTTAATCTATAATTACGATGAAAATACACATATTATAGATATGATTACAGAAGGTGCTGCAGCTGTTGGTGGTTATTTAGAAAGAGACGATGATGAACTGCCCTACAAATACGAATTTAAAGTAACAGATTATATTTCTGAATTACTAAAATCTGATGATGAAGCTGTTGATTTAGCAAAACTTGGAATTAAAGTATATAATTCTACAGATGCACTAACAAGTATTACAGATTTAACAATAAAAAATTATAGTTGGACTCCAAAAGGTGTTGTTTTATACAACCACAATGAAAGTGCCGGAGAAAAAAGAGCTAAATTAGAAATTACATATACCGAACTTAAATAA